In Streptomyces chartreusis, the following proteins share a genomic window:
- the aceB gene encoding malate synthase A produces MSTTALTHHVRVLGAPGRRHDEILTPAALDFLGHLAAAFGGRRQDLMRERRRQSLRLAAGTPLDFPMVTSTVRADPTWRVAPPAPGLADRRVEITGPPDSRTASDALDSGAQVWVADFEDATSPTWDNVIDGQIALLDVGEQHATLVVRPRGWHLDEEHLAYDGRPVPAALVDFGLYFFHCARRRIEAGQGPYFCLPKLENRYEARLWNDVFVLAQELLGIPRGTVRATVLIETVTAAFEMEEILYELREHSSGLGAGRWDYLFSLIKTFGHRTDFLLPDRAQVTMTAPFMRAYTELLVRTCHRRGAHAIGAMAAQVPGEDPAALARVRLDKEREAEDGFDGSWVAHPDLVPVCREVFDGVLGDRPHQIDRSREDVEVTPSDLLSVRRISGPPTPDGVRTNVAVALRYFAAWLRGQGAVAVGGLIEDAATAEIARVQIWQWLRHRVIDRETVLRLLDDELAALGAEYPWAPVDEIRALFERTALAGELPLFFTPDAYSRHLVRRTEAGA; encoded by the coding sequence TTGTCCACCACCGCACTGACCCATCACGTCCGTGTGCTCGGCGCCCCGGGCCGGCGCCACGACGAGATCCTCACCCCCGCCGCCCTGGATTTCCTGGGCCACCTCGCCGCCGCCTTCGGTGGGCGGCGTCAGGACCTGATGCGGGAGCGCCGGCGTCAGTCCCTCCGGCTCGCCGCGGGCACCCCGCTCGACTTCCCCATGGTCACCTCGACCGTCCGCGCCGATCCCACCTGGCGTGTCGCACCGCCCGCCCCGGGGCTGGCCGACCGGCGCGTGGAGATCACCGGGCCGCCCGATAGCCGTACGGCGTCCGACGCGCTCGACTCCGGTGCCCAGGTGTGGGTGGCCGACTTCGAGGACGCCACCTCCCCGACCTGGGACAACGTCATCGACGGGCAGATCGCGCTGCTCGACGTCGGGGAGCAGCACGCCACCCTCGTGGTCCGCCCCCGCGGCTGGCACCTGGACGAGGAGCACCTCGCGTACGACGGGCGTCCCGTGCCCGCCGCCCTCGTCGACTTCGGGCTGTACTTCTTCCACTGCGCCCGGCGCCGGATCGAGGCGGGGCAGGGACCGTACTTCTGTCTTCCGAAGCTGGAGAACCGGTACGAGGCCCGGCTGTGGAACGACGTGTTCGTCCTCGCCCAGGAGTTGCTCGGCATCCCGCGCGGCACCGTCCGCGCCACCGTGCTCATCGAGACGGTGACCGCCGCGTTCGAGATGGAGGAGATCCTCTACGAGCTGCGCGAGCACAGCTCGGGGCTCGGCGCGGGCCGCTGGGACTACCTGTTCAGCCTGATCAAGACGTTCGGCCACCGCACCGACTTCCTTCTTCCCGACCGGGCGCAGGTGACGATGACCGCCCCCTTCATGCGGGCGTACACCGAACTGCTGGTGCGCACCTGCCATCGGCGCGGTGCCCATGCCATCGGCGCCATGGCCGCGCAGGTGCCCGGCGAGGATCCGGCCGCGCTCGCCAGGGTCCGGCTGGACAAGGAGCGGGAGGCGGAGGACGGCTTCGACGGATCGTGGGTGGCCCACCCGGACCTCGTCCCGGTCTGCCGCGAGGTGTTCGACGGTGTCCTCGGCGACCGCCCGCACCAGATCGACCGTAGTCGTGAGGACGTGGAGGTGACGCCCTCCGACCTGCTTTCGGTACGCCGGATCAGCGGGCCGCCCACCCCCGACGGCGTGCGCACGAACGTCGCCGTCGCGCTGCGCTACTTCGCGGCCTGGCTGCGCGGGCAAGGTGCCGTCGCCGTGGGCGGACTGATCGAGGACGCGGCCACCGCCGAGATCGCACGCGTGCAGATCTGGCAGTGGCTGCGGCACCGGGTCATCGACCGGGAGACGGTGCTGCGGCTGCTCGACGACGAGCTCGCCGCTCTGGGCGCCGAGTACCCGTGGGCGCCGGTCGACGAGATACGTGCCCTGTTCGAACGGACGGCGCTGGCAGGCGAGTTGCCGCTGTTCTTCACCCCGGACGCCTACTCCCGTCATCTGGTGCGCCGGACGGAGGCCGGGGCATGA
- a CDS encoding 3-hydroxybutyryl-CoA dehydrogenase, translating into MSGGIRRVGVVGGGQMGAGIAEVCARAGLDTVVCEVDAVAARAARDRVTASLDRAVRRGKLTEPAAADVLDRLVFTGSLEDLADRQLVVEAVVENPDAKTEVFAALDKIIEDPAAVLATNTSSLPVMRLGMATGRADRVVGLHFFNPVPVLPLVEVVTSLHTSAETTAAVEEFAARTLGRTVIRSRDRAGFVVNALLIPYLLSAIRMAESGFATAADIDTGMELGCAHPMGPLRLADLIGLDTVASIAESLYDEFKEPLYAPPPLLQRMVEAGLLGRKSGRGFHTYGRVG; encoded by the coding sequence ATGAGCGGGGGCATCCGGCGGGTCGGGGTGGTCGGCGGCGGGCAGATGGGCGCCGGGATCGCCGAGGTGTGCGCACGGGCCGGGCTCGACACGGTGGTGTGCGAGGTGGACGCGGTCGCGGCGCGGGCCGCCCGGGACCGGGTGACCGCGTCGCTGGACCGCGCGGTACGGCGGGGGAAACTGACGGAGCCGGCCGCGGCCGACGTGCTCGACCGTCTGGTGTTCACCGGCAGCCTGGAGGACCTGGCCGACCGGCAGCTCGTGGTCGAGGCCGTCGTGGAGAACCCGGACGCCAAGACCGAGGTGTTCGCCGCGCTAGACAAGATCATCGAGGACCCCGCGGCCGTCCTGGCCACCAACACCTCCTCACTGCCGGTCATGCGGCTCGGCATGGCGACCGGCCGCGCGGACCGGGTCGTGGGCCTGCACTTCTTCAACCCCGTTCCGGTGCTGCCGCTGGTGGAGGTCGTGACGTCGCTGCACACCTCGGCCGAGACGACCGCCGCCGTCGAGGAGTTCGCCGCCCGGACGCTCGGCAGGACCGTGATCCGCTCCCGGGACCGGGCCGGCTTCGTCGTCAACGCCCTGCTGATCCCGTACCTGTTGTCGGCGATCCGGATGGCGGAGTCCGGCTTCGCCACCGCCGCCGACATCGACACCGGCATGGAACTCGGCTGCGCCCACCCCATGGGCCCGCTCCGGCTCGCGGACCTGATCGGCCTCGACACCGTCGCCTCGATCGCCGAGTCCCTCTACGACGAGTTCAAGGAACCCCTGTACGCCCCTCCCCCGCTGCTCCAGCGGATGGTCGAGGCGGGGCTGCTGGGCCGCAAGAGCGGGCGGGGGTTCCACACGTACGGCCGGGTAGGCTGA